In Luteolibacter rhizosphaerae, the genomic window ATCCCGAACAGATCGGTGCCGACCGGCTGGCCAATGCCATCGGCGTGACCGCACGCCACGGCGCGCCGGCCATCGTGATCGATTTCGGCACCGCGGTGACCTTCGATGTGGTTTCCGCCGGTCCCGCCTATTGTGGCGGCGTGATTGCCCCCGGCCTCGGCGCGATGCAGGACTACCTCGGCAAGCGCACCGCCCTTCTCCCCCAGATCGAGCTGGAAGAGCCTGCCTCGGCGATCGGGAAGTCCACCGTGGAGGCGATGCGCGCCGGAGCGGTCTTTGGCTACCGCGGGCTGGTCCGGGAAATTGTCGCGAAGCTCCGGATCGAAATGGGTGGAAACCCTGTCATTGTGGCCACCGGAGGCGATGCAGGCCTTATTGCACGTGGGCTTCCGGAGATCGGGGCCGTCGATCCGGAC contains:
- a CDS encoding type III pantothenate kinase, with product MAWLLVDNSNTRTKFALGDAGGLLEARTWIPTAEISAAVLETKFAGWEFEGTLLCSVVPEKARILRDHLVKHGPVHPLTWKSAMGLEIDYPNPEQIGADRLANAIGVTARHGAPAIVIDFGTAVTFDVVSAGPAYCGGVIAPGLGAMQDYLGKRTALLPQIELEEPASAIGKSTVEAMRAGAVFGYRGLVREIVAKLRIEMGGNPVIVATGGDAGLIARGLPEIGAVDPDLTLEGLRLAALMNLA